The nucleotide window ATTTCATTGATTAATTAAATTCAAAGTATAAAAAGGCTGTTAATATTTCTACAATGCTGTTAATATTTCTACAATAATTTCCTGGAGTGCCCCATGACTGATGACATTATATTAAAATTCGCAGATGCGGAAATACTTCTTGATGAATCCGCTTACAATAAAATAAAAGATTATAATGATTCTTCTAATTTGGTGGATTCAATGATCAAGCACCTGACCATTTCACCCCAGGAAATGATGGTTCTCACGGGTGCATGGGTTGATGAATACTTGGGCCAATCAAATGAAAATGTACTGGGTTCAAGCTCTGTGAAAAATAATAAAATGCCCCAGATGAAACTGGTTCCACAGGATTTCGATTTTCAAATCCTTAAAGATGCAAGTCGCAAGTCCTACACCAATGGCGAGATCAAAGACCTTTCAAGTTACTTCAAAAGCAGATACCACAAACTCAGGGAACTGTTAACCTATAAGAGAGAACTTAAAGATAGTTACCCTATTAAAGAAGCCACAAGCCTCGATGATGTGGTGAAAATCGTGGGAATGGTCAGTGATATACGCTACACCAAAAATAACCACAAACTCATTGAAATAGAGGATGAAACCGGAAGTGCTACTGTTTTAATCCACAATGAAAACCATGAAGTCTTCCAGCAGGCAGAAAAAGTAGTCAAAGATGAAGTAATTGGCATTATAGGTAGCAGAAAGGGTACCTTAATTATGGCCAGTGAATTGATAAGTCCAGGTGTTCCGCGCATTGATGAAAAACCAATGGACTTCGCCACTGTTTTTTTAAGTGACATTCACATTGGAAGCTCCACCTTCCTCAATGATGAATTCGATAGATTCATCCACTGGATCAACGGAGATTTCGGGGATGATGAACAACGCGAAATTGCCAACAACGTGAAATACGTGGTGGTGGCAGGTGATATCGTGGATGGGATTGGAGTTTACCCCCACCAAGATAAAGAACTCACCATTAAAGACATTCACCAACAGTATGAGGAAGCAGCAAGATTATTCGGGGATATAAGCCACGTTAAAGTTGTTGTAGCCCCTGGAAACCACGATGCCAGTCGACTGGCAGAGCCACAACCAGCCATACCTGAAGATTATGCTAAAGGCCTTTATGATCTCAAAAACCTGGAATTTGTGAGTAATCCTGCAATGGTAAGCCTTGACGGGATTAAAGTGCTCATTTACCATGGTCGTAGCTTTGATGATATGGCCATGACAGTGAAGGGAATGAGTCACCAGCAATCGGATCTCATTATGAAAGAACTTCTGGAAAAACGACATTTAGCCCCAATTTATGGTGAAAGAACACCTTTAGCATCTGAAATTGAGGATCATCTGGTCATTGAAGAAATTCCGGATGTTTTCCACACTGGACACGTGCATATAAACAGTTACAAAAGATACAAAGGAGTTCACCTTATCAATAGTGGAACCTTCCAGTCCCAGACCGAATTCCAGAAGATCTACAACATCATCCCAACCCCGGCCCAGGTGCCCGTGATCAATAACGGTAATTTTAAAATGCTTGATTTCAGTTAAAAAAGAATATATGATGTTTAATACTGTAAAATGTTAAAGATTGATTATGATTTATTCAAACTAACCACTGATTAGATAATTGGTGAAAGTTACAACGGAGTATTAATACATGAATCAAACCCCCTTAACCATGGAGATATGTGAAACTGCCCATTATATTTACAGTAAAGGACTGGCACCAGGTAAATCTGGGAATATAAGTGCCAGATTCCATGATATTGTAGCTATAACTCCCAGTGGCGTTTCATTAGGACATGTTTCCGAAGATGAAATAGTCATGGTAAATATGGATGGAAAAATATTGACTGGTAAAAATCCATCATCAGAACTTATGCTTCACCTGGAAGTTTATAAAAATAAAGATGTTAATGGAATCGTTCACACCCATTCATCATACGCAACTGGTTTTGCAATGTCAGGAAAAAAAATTGAAAGATTAGAAGGTTTTGGTGAAAGAAACAACCCTTTTTTAAAAATGGTCGACTATGCTCAGCCAGGAACTGTGAAATTAGCCCAACTGGTTGGTGAAGGTCTGAAAAAAGAGGATGTTGTAATCCTGGAAAATCATGGAGTGGTAGCTACAGGAGAAAACCTTTCTGAAGCAGCTCTTCTAGCAGAATTCGTGGAAGAAACCGCGAAAACTCAATTTGTAGCTCGAGTTTTGAGTAATATGGAATTTTAATTGATAATTTTATAATTAAATTCTATTTTTATGAATTATAGTTATTATGAATTAGGGAAAAAAAGAAGATAAAAATAGAAAATACAAAAAGAAGATAAAAATTTGTTGATTTATCCTTTTTTGTAAATTCCATTTTAATAATTTCTAACTTAAATTGTCATTACTGACATTAGATTGTCTAAAAGATCTCTACTTGTTTTGATTACTTGCCTTAAAAATAATTTATCCGACAAAAACAAGTTAAAAACAGGTTCATGGAAGTTGAAAAAATGACAACCATCCAAAAAATTAGTTTTTATTTAATTTTATTCGCGAACTGATTCTAGTTCACTTAAAACATTCCAAATAAGTGTTCTTGCATGTATTGGGATGTTTGGATCGTTGCTTATCTCATCTAAAATGGATATAACAGTACTGGCCCGGACTGTAGGTTCATCATCATCCTTAGATAATAAATTCTTAGATTCCTCAGCGGCCCTCCTGATATTCCGTGGAACACTTGTGTCCCCCATAATATGTTTTAAAATTTGATTACAACGTTCAAATGCTTCTGTACCCATAATAACGCCTCCATTGAGTTAATTGTGCTTAAAATGGTAATTCATAAAAAGCCTTATCCAAGTTTGTTTATATCTTGAGCTTTAAAAAGGTTTTGGTTAGAATATTTAAAAAAGGATTAATAACCTTTTAAAAAGTTATTAAAGATATCTAATAATTTAAAAATTTAAATAAAAAATAATTATAAACCCATATCTTTTTTAATCAATTGAAACTGCAATTGCAACTGTAACCCCATCGTATGCAGTTTTTTTCAGAATAAGGCGTGAATTTATTCCGGCTTTAATGAGAGACACAGGTTCACAAACTCCCTGCACCCCAAATTCGCGCTGCACTAAAGGCGAATGACTGCAATCACCATGATTAAATTCAGCGATTTCATTTAAAGATACTATTTCAAGATCTAATCCAGATTTAGAAGCAGCATCAATAATACCCTTCTCATATTGTTTTACATCAGCCGTTGCCAGGGCATCCAACCTCTCAAATGGTAAGTGAAGATGTTGAAGAGCAGATCGAATGGCAAAAAACACTTGTTCACTAGTAACTCCCTTTTTACTACCCAAACCAGCTATCATTCTTTTAGGATAGAGATCTAATTCATTTTTGGATTCTTTTCCAGGTAAAGAAGCTCGAATGAAAGATTTTTCCCAAATTTGAATTTGATAAGAATTTCTTACATAAGGATGATTCTCTAAAAATTTAAAACGTGAAGGTAAGTATAGATCAACCTTACCATCTTCAGCAATTAATTGGTTCACATTTTTGATAAGATCTGGTTGGCAAATATTTAACCAGTATTGATTTGCCAGTGCATCAATACCCATTCTACATTTCAAATCTGTAGCGGTAGTTATGACTGGAACAGCTCCAATGACACCTGCTATTTTTATTGAAAATTGATTGGCCCCACCCAAATGACCGGATATTAAACTGATAACGTGCTTCTTATTTTCATCAACTACCAGTACTGCGGGGTCATTTAACTTTGATTTTATAAAAGGACATATAAGTCTGACCATTATTCCAGTGGCCATTATAGCAACCCAACAATCATAATCATTAAATGATTTTTTCAGAGTTTCCTTAACGTTTTTATGGAACAAATCAACTTTTATTACAGTGGGATCATTCTTCAAAACCAATGCCATGTCACTGGCAATTTTTTGCCCTTCTTTAGTCACGCTTATAATTGCAAATCTCATAAAATCACTTTTTGAATAATGGCAATGAAGTTCTTAAATAAATAAACTTTTCTCTAATTATAATTATGTTTTTTTAAAGAATATTTAGTATTAGTATTTAGTAATAGTATTTGAAATTTTAATTGATTTAGTTTATTATTTGTTCATTCACGATTTTATTGCCCGAATTATTGATAGATTAATTGAAAAATAGAAATGTGAAAAATAGAATTAATATTATAATCAATATATACAGTGTAACGGTGATTATAGTTAATTTAATGGCTCTTTTTATCATTTCAGGCTTTAATTCATTTTTAGGATAACCTAATTTGTAAACTTCTGGCTTAATTAATTGAATGCCAAGAGATCCAGCAGCAGCTGCCATTGAATAACCAGAGTTTGGGCTGGGAGTACTACGCGCATCACTTAACATAACCTTCCATGAAGATCTATAATCAAAACCACCAAAAATAGAGGCCAAAACTACCAGAAATCCAGTTATACGGGCGGGAATGTAATTGAGAATATCATCTAAACGGGCAGGGAACCATCCAATGTCAATGTTTTCCGGATTCTTATAACCTATCATAGCATCTAAGGTGTTCACTACCCGGTATGACACACCAGCAAGTACAGCCAGGATAATTGGAAATTGATACCAGGAATATCCTATTCCACTTGCACTTAAAAAGTTTAAAAGTGGATCCTGGAAAGAAATATTGTTGATTAAAAAGGGATTAATGGTTACAGAAGGATGGATTAAATATAATAAAATGTTTCCCATAAAACCAAAAATGAATATGTAAAAAATAGGACTAACAACAGAATCAGTGATGTTTTCAGTGAGGGTTTCAATAGCCGCAGATACAACATTCTCCGAAGATAAATTAGAAGTTTCTCTACTAACTAAAAATGAAACAGATTTTCTACCTTTTTCTAAGTCTTCATTAATGTTAACATATACGTCATGAACAAAATTCACCAGAGATCTAATTGCAAATGTTGTGGAAAGAATAATGGAAGCCACCAGTAGATAAAAAATGTAATTAAATGAGGAAATATACTGAATAATGGAAAAAAGTACAGTAAACATAATTATAATTAGCAAAGTCATTATCAAACCAGAAAACCGATTTTTAGTTTTAGAAGTACTTAAAAATAGACTTTTGAGTTTTTCTATAGATTTACCAATCCAAACTACAGGATGAAGCCTTGAGGGGAGTTCTCCTAAAATTATATCCATTAAAACGGCTGCGACTATGACTATTAATAGTTCAATTGTAAGAAGTTCTATCTGCTGCATTAACTTATCCTCATTAAATTAAATGACAGGAAGAATTAATTTAATGTTGCATATTTAATCGCTTTAATTGATTGATTAAAGTAAAAGCTATTTTAATTTAGATCAATTATGAAATAAAAATATAACATCAAAACTATTTAATGAAACCATTTAATTGCAGCCTTTTTCCCTGATTTATTTTAATTTTGCAAGGATTACATTAATACTCAAATATTTTCATGATTTTTCATATTTTACCAGGTTAATAGTTAAATTTGTTTCAGGTTTTGTGATGGAAGTATGAGTAAGACACCCATTTCAAGTGTAAAATTTCTTTCAATATCACCTTGAAAAAATAAAGAATAATCGGGTTCAATGAATAAAAGATAGTGAAAATTAACATTTTGAATAACAGAATAATTTTCATCAAAAAAATCCGATAAAAAGGGAGTAAGACATCAATTTCAAGTGTAACTTTTTTGAGATCCATGTGTTGATTTTTAAAAAAATAGTAAGAGATCAACTTCAAGTGTAAACACATGAAATCAGTTTTTTCAAAAAAAGTGAAACATCAATTGCAAGTGTATTATCTAGATGGATTATTATGTTGTAATTATTGTTCAATTAAAGTGAATAATTGAGAATGTGAGAGATCAATTTCAACTGTAACAATTAAAAAAAATAATATAAAAAAAATATAAATTAATAATAATGGATAAAACAAGATGAGATAACAGTCAGAATAATTTAAAAACAGAA belongs to uncultured Methanobacterium sp. and includes:
- a CDS encoding DNA-directed DNA polymerase II small subunit produces the protein MTDDIILKFADAEILLDESAYNKIKDYNDSSNLVDSMIKHLTISPQEMMVLTGAWVDEYLGQSNENVLGSSSVKNNKMPQMKLVPQDFDFQILKDASRKSYTNGEIKDLSSYFKSRYHKLRELLTYKRELKDSYPIKEATSLDDVVKIVGMVSDIRYTKNNHKLIEIEDETGSATVLIHNENHEVFQQAEKVVKDEVIGIIGSRKGTLIMASELISPGVPRIDEKPMDFATVFLSDIHIGSSTFLNDEFDRFIHWINGDFGDDEQREIANNVKYVVVAGDIVDGIGVYPHQDKELTIKDIHQQYEEAARLFGDISHVKVVVAPGNHDASRLAEPQPAIPEDYAKGLYDLKNLEFVSNPAMVSLDGIKVLIYHGRSFDDMAMTVKGMSHQQSDLIMKELLEKRHLAPIYGERTPLASEIEDHLVIEEIPDVFHTGHVHINSYKRYKGVHLINSGTFQSQTEFQKIYNIIPTPAQVPVINNGNFKMLDFS
- a CDS encoding class II aldolase/adducin family protein, whose protein sequence is MNQTPLTMEICETAHYIYSKGLAPGKSGNISARFHDIVAITPSGVSLGHVSEDEIVMVNMDGKILTGKNPSSELMLHLEVYKNKDVNGIVHTHSSYATGFAMSGKKIERLEGFGERNNPFLKMVDYAQPGTVKLAQLVGEGLKKEDVVILENHGVVATGENLSEAALLAEFVEETAKTQFVARVLSNMEF
- a CDS encoding UPF0147 family protein; its protein translation is MGTEAFERCNQILKHIMGDTSVPRNIRRAAEESKNLLSKDDDEPTVRASTVISILDEISNDPNIPIHARTLIWNVLSELESVRE
- a CDS encoding cobalt-precorrin 5A hydrolase, translated to MRFAIISVTKEGQKIASDMALVLKNDPTVIKVDLFHKNVKETLKKSFNDYDCWVAIMATGIMVRLICPFIKSKLNDPAVLVVDENKKHVISLISGHLGGANQFSIKIAGVIGAVPVITTATDLKCRMGIDALANQYWLNICQPDLIKNVNQLIAEDGKVDLYLPSRFKFLENHPYVRNSYQIQIWEKSFIRASLPGKESKNELDLYPKRMIAGLGSKKGVTSEQVFFAIRSALQHLHLPFERLDALATADVKQYEKGIIDAASKSGLDLEIVSLNEIAEFNHGDCSHSPLVQREFGVQGVCEPVSLIKAGINSRLILKKTAYDGVTVAIAVSID
- a CDS encoding cobalamin biosynthesis protein; this encodes MQQIELLTIELLIVIVAAVLMDIILGELPSRLHPVVWIGKSIEKLKSLFLSTSKTKNRFSGLIMTLLIIIMFTVLFSIIQYISSFNYIFYLLVASIILSTTFAIRSLVNFVHDVYVNINEDLEKGRKSVSFLVSRETSNLSSENVVSAAIETLTENITDSVVSPIFYIFIFGFMGNILLYLIHPSVTINPFLINNISFQDPLLNFLSASGIGYSWYQFPIILAVLAGVSYRVVNTLDAMIGYKNPENIDIGWFPARLDDILNYIPARITGFLVVLASIFGGFDYRSSWKVMLSDARSTPSPNSGYSMAAAAGSLGIQLIKPEVYKLGYPKNELKPEMIKRAIKLTIITVTLYILIIILILFFTFLFFN